From a single Leptospirillum ferriphilum genomic region:
- a CDS encoding isoprenyl transferase, translating to MRMSRTGQKDPVTREGVSVARPSWLRNPPRHVAIIMDGNGRWARKRHMPRIVGHRAGATAVRTIVTATRSWEIPYLTLYAFSWENWSRPRQEVDALMGLLEEYIDREIRTMMEREIRFFVVGDRARLPSSVRSKIAWAERETKDNGRMVLTLALSYSGREEIVRAVQRLAEDVQKDRLDPDQISETVFSQYLETSILPPPDLLIRTSGEVRISNFLLWQLAYTEMYFTPTLWPDFGEEDFRQAIEDFQERRRRFGKADEDIEGLPG from the coding sequence GTGAGAATGAGCCGGACCGGTCAAAAAGACCCCGTCACCCGGGAAGGTGTTTCTGTCGCCCGGCCGTCCTGGCTCCGGAATCCTCCCCGTCATGTCGCAATCATCATGGATGGAAACGGACGATGGGCCCGCAAGAGACATATGCCAAGGATTGTCGGCCATCGAGCAGGTGCTACGGCTGTTCGGACTATTGTCACGGCCACCCGGAGCTGGGAAATTCCTTATTTGACCCTCTATGCTTTTTCATGGGAAAATTGGAGCAGGCCCCGCCAGGAAGTGGACGCCCTGATGGGGCTTCTCGAAGAGTATATTGATCGGGAAATCCGAACGATGATGGAGAGGGAAATCCGGTTTTTCGTCGTCGGAGACCGCGCGCGTCTTCCCTCGTCCGTCCGGAGCAAGATTGCCTGGGCAGAGAGAGAGACGAAGGATAATGGCCGGATGGTTCTGACCCTTGCGCTTTCCTATTCCGGTCGGGAGGAAATCGTCCGGGCAGTCCAGCGGCTGGCCGAAGATGTTCAAAAAGATCGCCTGGACCCGGACCAGATTTCCGAAACGGTGTTTTCCCAATACCTGGAAACCTCGATTCTTCCTCCTCCGGACCTGTTGATCCGGACGAGCGGTGAGGTGCGGATCAGCAATTTTCTGCTCTGGCAGCTGGCCTATACCGAAATGTACTTTACACCGACCTTGTGGCCGGATTTCGGAGAAGAGGATTTTCGGCAGGCGATCGAAGATTTCCAGGAGAGAAGACGCCGTTTCGGAAAGGCGGACGAGGATATCGAAGGGCTTCCCGGTTGA